In one window of Eretmochelys imbricata isolate rEreImb1 chromosome 21, rEreImb1.hap1, whole genome shotgun sequence DNA:
- the LOC144278093 gene encoding alpha-1,6-mannosyl-glycoprotein 4-beta-N-acetylglucosaminyltransferase-like, giving the protein MVVVVHLADPDSEWNTQVVMDITARFTPHLLRGQLLVIHAPPECYPPLEGLKRNYNDAEDRVRFRSKQNVDYAYLLSFAANLSSYYLMIEDDVECSKSFFTAIRKAVASQEGSYWVTLEFSKLGYIGKLYHSSDLPQLAQFLLLFYQEMPCDWLLGHFRLLLTQKKVIRFKPSLFQHMGLYSSFQGTVNQLKDDDFEADSLDPPDNPPAVMFTDIDTFEAYLPSKAYSTMPEYFWGKAPAAGSHFTIVFHQPARISRLQVHTGSKERHSDYLRAGAVELGSQRQGNGKGCALYTHVGAFEKGHFERRGLENSTAAAAECVRILVTESQSEWLIIRSISIWTTPNS; this is encoded by the coding sequence atggtggtggtggtgcaccTGGCTGACCCGGACTCGGAGTGGAACACCCAGGTGGTGATGGACATTACCGCAAGATTCACTCCCCACCTCCTCCGGGGCCAGCTGCTGGTTATCCATGCCCCTCCGGAGTGCTACCCGCCCCTGGAAGGCCTGAAGAGGAACTACAATGATGCCGAGGATCGAGTGCGGTTCAGATCCAAGCAGAACGTGGACTATGCTTATCTCCTCAGCTTCGCTGCCAACCTTTCCTCCTACTACCTCATGATTGAGGACGACGTGGAGTGCTCCAAGTCCTTCTTCACGGCCATCAGGAAGGCAGTGGCATCCCAGGAAGGCTCCTACTGGGTCACGCTGGAGTTCTCCAAGCTGGGCTACATTGGCAAACTCTACCACTCCAGCGACCTGCCCCAGCTGGCCCAGTTCCTGCTGCTGTTCTACCAGGAAATGCCATGTGACTGGCTGCTGGGGCACTTCCGCCTGCTGCTCACCCAGAAGAAGGTGATTCGCTTCAAGCCATCCCTCTTCCAGCACATGGGCCTGTATTCCTCCTTCCAAGGGACAGTCAACCAGCTGAAAGACGATGACTTCGAGGCAGATTCCTTGGACCCGCCTGACAACCCCCCGGCTGTGATGTTCACGGACATAGACACCTTTGAGGCCTACCTGCCCAGCAAGGCCTACAGCACGATGCCGGAGTACTTCTGGGGGAAAGCCCCAGCTGCCGGCAGCCACTTCACCATCGTGTTCCACCAGCCTGCCCGTATCTCACGGCTCCAGGTCCACACCGGCTCCAAGGAGCGCCACAGTGACTATCTCCGCGCGGGGGCCGTGGAGCTGGGCAGCCAGCGGCAGGGGAACGGCAAGGGCTGTGCTCTGTACACCCACGTCGGAGCCTTTGAGAAGGGACACTTTGAACGGAGGGGCTTGGAGAACAGCACGGCGGCCGCCGCGGAGTGCGTGCGGATCCTCGTGACGGAGAGTCAGAGCGAATGGCTGATCATCCGCAGCATCAGCATCTGGACCACACCAAACAGCTAA